The Seriola aureovittata isolate HTS-2021-v1 ecotype China chromosome 2, ASM2101889v1, whole genome shotgun sequence genome has a segment encoding these proteins:
- the LOC130180774 gene encoding parapinopsin-like, with amino-acid sequence MEPAVFLSNASSYQHPQGEPPLSRTGFIILSIIMAVFTGPAIILNATVIIVSLMHKQLRQPLNYALVNMAVADLGTAMTGGVLSVINNAQGYFSLGRTGCVMEGFAVSLFGITSLCTVALIAVERMFVVCKPLGQITFQKKHAVGGIAVSWLWSLTWNLPPLFGWGRYELEGVGTSCAPDWHNRDPLNVSYITAYFAVCFAFPFAIILASYTKLMWTLHQVSKMACVEGGAVAKGEMKVALMVILMVLTFLISWLPYASLAMLVVYNPDVEIHPLVGTVPVYLAKSSTVYNPIIYIYLNKQFQKYAVAFLLCGKEPREDDDTSETATTVETTTINKVSPA; translated from the exons ATGGAAccagctgtgtttctgtcaaatGCTTCTTCCTACCAGCACCCACAGGGGGAGCCCCCTCTGTCACGCACTGGCTTCATTATTCTCTCCATCATTATGGCTGTTTTCACTGGTCCAGCCATCATACTCAATGCTACAGTGATTATTGTGTCCCTCATGCACAAGCAGCTGAGGCAGCCTCTCAACTACGCTCTGGTGAACATGGCTGTGGCTGACCTGGGCACAGCCATGACCGGAGGGGTGCTGTCTGTCATCAACAACGCCCAGGGGTACTTCTCCCTGGGAAGAACGGGCTGCGTTATGGAGGGCTTTGCGGTGTCCTTGTTTG GCATCACATCCCTGTGCACAGTTGCTCTGATCGCAGTGGAGAGgatgtttgttgtgtgtaaGCCCTTGGGGCAAATAACCTTCCAAAAGAAGCATGCGGTCGGAGGTATCGCTGTGTCCTGGCTGTGGTCCCTCACATGGAACTTACCTCCCCTGTTTGGCTGGGGCAGGTATGAGCTGGAGGGGGTCGGGACGTCCTGTGCACCAGACTGGCACAACCGAGACCCTCTAAATGTCTCCTACATCACGGCTTATTTTGCAGTATGTTTTGCATTTCCTTTTGCCATTATCCTGGCATCCTACACAAAACTAATGTGGACATTACACCAG GTATCAAAGATGGCTTGTGTGGAAGGCGGTGCAGTAGCTAAGGGAGAAATGAAGGTGGCACTCATGGTGATTCTGATGGTCCTGACATTTCTGATCAGTTGGTTGCCTTATGCCTCCCTGGCCATGCTGGTGGTCTACAACCCTGATGTGGAAATTCACCCACTGGTGGGCACAGTGCCCGTCTACCTGGCCAAGAGCAGCACTGTGTACAATCCTATCATCTACATCTACCTCAACAAACAG TTCCAAAAATACGCTGTGGCCTTCCTGCTGTGTGGGAAGGAGCCCAGGGAGGACGATGACACTTCAGAAACAGCAACGACTGTAGAGACTACTACAATCAACAAAGTATCTCCCGCCTGA